The following are from one region of the bacterium genome:
- a CDS encoding DUF3303 family protein, translating into MLFVTTLNTLPGKTREALEIFLKYAKIPEVIHIKESLFLFGKPELLLIFEAENERDAAEFVIQFQEVAGTQTSLAIPIEKV; encoded by the coding sequence ATGCTTTTTGTTACAACCCTTAATACACTCCCTGGAAAGACAAGGGAAGCCCTTGAGATATTCTTAAAATATGCAAAGATACCCGAGGTTATTCACATAAAGGAGAGCCTTTTTCTATTTGGAAAGCCAGAGCTTTTGTTAATCTTTGAAGCAGAAAATGAAAGAGATGCCGCTGAGTTTGTTATTCAATTCCAGGAGGTGGCAGGAACCCAAACATCCCTTGCCATTCCAATTGAAAAGGTATGA
- a CDS encoding DNA-binding protein, translating into MKDIDKEILTKRLDVESKIFFFEYKENPNGKFLRIVEKSSGRRNAIVVPDSGLSEFINVLESIKNSR; encoded by the coding sequence ATGAAAGATATAGATAAGGAGATATTAACAAAAAGGCTGGATGTGGAATCAAAGATATTTTTCTTTGAGTATAAAGAAAATCCAAATGGAAAGTTTTTAAGGATTGTTGAAAAATCTTCAGGAAGAAGAAATGCTATTGTTGTTCCAGATTCAGGCCTTTCTGAATTTATCAATGTCCTTGAGTCAATAAAGAACTCAAGATAA
- a CDS encoding cytochrome c biogenesis protein CcdA yields the protein MDEVSLLIAFSAGLLSFLCPCVLPLFPAYISFISGLSVDKLQDAPGRKGLKKILIATFLFILGFSSIFVLLGASATYMGRFILSHKGIIRIILGIIVIIFGLHLLGAFKIGFLQYEKRFHFKKRPATILGSFLIGIAFGFGWTPCIGPILGSILSLAATEESVKQGILLLAFYSLGLGLPFLLVSMGISTFFAFFSKIRRYFSAISVISGILLIGVGIWIILRV from the coding sequence ATGGATGAAGTCTCTTTACTCATTGCCTTTTCCGCCGGGCTATTATCGTTCCTCTGCCCTTGTGTCCTGCCGCTTTTCCCTGCCTATATCTCCTTTATTTCTGGGCTATCTGTAGACAAGCTGCAAGATGCTCCCGGAAGAAAGGGTTTGAAAAAAATCTTAATCGCCACTTTTCTTTTCATCTTAGGCTTTTCATCTATCTTTGTCTTATTAGGGGCTTCTGCCACCTATATGGGCAGATTCATCTTAAGCCATAAAGGGATAATTCGCATAATCTTAGGGATAATCGTGATCATATTCGGGCTTCATCTCTTGGGGGCATTCAAGATAGGGTTTCTCCAATATGAGAAGAGGTTTCATTTCAAGAAGAGGCCTGCTACTATCTTGGGCTCTTTCCTGATAGGGATAGCCTTTGGCTTTGGTTGGACACCCTGTATTGGGCCAATCTTGGGTTCAATCCTTTCACTTGCCGCTACTGAGGAAAGTGTTAAACAGGGTATCTTGCTTTTGGCCTTCTATTCATTAGGGCTGGGATTGCCTTTCCTTCTCGTAAGTATGGGTATTTCCACATTCTTTGCCTTCTTTTCTAAAATAAGGAGGTATTTTTCCGCAATATCTGTTATATCTGGAATCCTGCTGATTGGGGTTGGTATCTGGATAATCTTAAGGGTATAG
- a CDS encoding redoxin domain-containing protein produces MKRLFLVIGLLILVSCCGKKESQPEEEQQIAKQQVAEEKQVAEEKQVAKKEQVAEKKQVAEEEQILKKQVAEEEPPKQAKIWNGPDFTLPTIDGETLTLSEFSGKVIILDFWATWCPPCRMEIPDFIQLYSQYKDKGLIIIGLSLDQSQDKVRQFKEETGINYPIVMGNQKVIEDFGGIRGIPTTFIIDREANIENKIVGYRPKEVFEKEIDSLLKE; encoded by the coding sequence ATGAAGAGATTATTCTTGGTGATCGGGCTTCTGATCTTGGTCAGCTGTTGTGGGAAAAAGGAAAGCCAGCCTGAAGAGGAGCAGCAGATAGCTAAGCAACAGGTAGCCGAAGAGAAGCAAGTGGCTGAAGAAAAGCAGGTGGCTAAGAAGGAGCAAGTGGCTGAGAAGAAACAAGTGGCTGAAGAGGAGCAGATACTTAAGAAGCAGGTGGCTGAGGAGGAACCCCCAAAGCAAGCAAAGATATGGAATGGACCTGATTTTACCTTACCCACCATAGATGGAGAAACCTTAACCCTTTCTGAATTCAGTGGTAAGGTAATAATCTTGGATTTTTGGGCAACCTGGTGCCCACCCTGCCGGATGGAGATTCCTGACTTTATCCAGCTTTACAGCCAATACAAGGATAAAGGATTGATAATTATAGGCCTTAGTCTTGATCAAAGTCAGGATAAAGTTAGGCAGTTCAAAGAAGAGACAGGAATAAACTACCCTATTGTTATGGGAAATCAAAAGGTAATCGAGGACTTTGGTGGAATAAGAGGGATACCAACTACTTTTATCATAGACAGAGAAGCCAATATAGAAAATAAAATCGTAGGTTATCGTCCTAAAGAGGTATTTGAGAAAGAGATAGATTCTCTCCTCAAAGAGTGA
- a CDS encoding DUF6132 family protein produces MMGRIILAAIIGAGIGGIIGYFGKCSSGTCPLTSNPFSGAIYGAIMGAIIALMIK; encoded by the coding sequence ATGATGGGAAGAATTATCCTGGCAGCTATTATTGGTGCAGGTATAGGGGGTATCATCGGATACTTTGGCAAGTGCTCATCGGGAACTTGCCCTTTGACCAGCAATCCATTTAGTGGGGCAATATATGGTGCGATTATGGGAGCAATAATTGCTCTTATGATAAAATGA